The following proteins are encoded in a genomic region of Flammeovirga pectinis:
- a CDS encoding peroxiredoxin family protein, whose translation MKYLISIISLLFLHQITFAQEKDIYKKYGIEVNTLQPGLNVGDIAPQFTGVDQNGNPIQLSELLKKGPVVVNFFRGSWCPSCYKHLKSLRDSLDEINATGATLVMISPEEQNSLNDFATKKEFTFSMISDKDLSIMNGYKVTFEVTEKYQKKIKTFLFTDIAANNAIKQAALPVPATFIIGTDGTIIAKQYDPQYSNRMSPTEIINALNQE comes from the coding sequence ATGAAATATCTAATCTCCATAATCAGTTTACTTTTTTTACATCAAATTACTTTTGCTCAAGAAAAAGATATCTATAAAAAATATGGCATTGAAGTTAACACGCTACAACCAGGATTAAATGTTGGTGATATCGCTCCTCAATTTACAGGAGTAGATCAGAATGGAAATCCAATTCAATTATCAGAATTATTAAAAAAAGGACCTGTTGTTGTTAATTTTTTTCGTGGTAGTTGGTGCCCATCATGTTATAAGCATTTAAAAAGCTTACGCGATTCTTTAGATGAAATTAATGCAACGGGAGCTACTTTAGTTATGATTAGCCCCGAAGAGCAAAATTCTTTAAATGATTTTGCCACTAAAAAAGAATTTACTTTCTCCATGATTAGTGATAAAGATTTAAGTATTATGAATGGGTATAAAGTAACATTTGAGGTAACTGAAAAATATCAGAAGAAAATAAAAACATTTCTTTTTACAGATATTGCTGCTAATAATGCCATCAAACAGGCAGCATTACCCGTACCTGCAACTTTCATTATTGGTACGGATGGAACTATAATAGCAAAGCAATATGATCCTCAATATTCCAACAGAATGAGCCCAACTGAAATTATTAATGCTTTGAATCAAGAATAA
- a CDS encoding endonuclease V: protein MREDRDLEQEVLAKKVIIHSDNDAPLKLGANDAVCSMDVAYTEDCAFVSCDIINGKTGEWVNTFVTIHELPTTPYESGYFAYYEGPLLVACLEYLNKQIKLKPSLVIVDGHGLAHPRKFGIACWLGLQIDTPTIGCAKKPLVPYLDNLGGAKGSLSPMLLDDEVVGVALRSNKNVKPIFISPGHLISLDSTIYLIKKFHGEYRIFEPIRRADQAVRKASRGEEGDFELIS from the coding sequence ATGAGAGAGGATAGAGATCTTGAACAAGAGGTTTTAGCTAAAAAAGTAATCATTCATTCAGACAACGATGCTCCTTTAAAATTAGGAGCTAATGATGCTGTTTGTAGTATGGATGTAGCCTATACCGAAGATTGTGCATTTGTATCTTGTGATATAATAAATGGAAAAACAGGCGAGTGGGTAAATACTTTTGTAACTATCCATGAACTACCCACAACACCTTACGAGTCTGGTTATTTTGCTTATTATGAAGGTCCTCTGTTAGTGGCTTGTTTGGAATACTTAAACAAACAAATAAAATTAAAGCCTTCTTTAGTAATCGTTGACGGCCACGGTTTAGCTCATCCAAGAAAATTTGGAATAGCATGTTGGTTAGGTCTTCAAATAGATACTCCCACTATTGGTTGTGCAAAAAAGCCATTAGTACCATATTTAGATAATTTAGGAGGAGCTAAAGGAAGTTTGTCTCCAATGCTTTTAGATGATGAGGTTGTAGGAGTAGCACTCAGAAGTAATAAAAACGTAAAGCCAATTTTTATTAGCCCCGGCCATTTGATCAGTTTAGATTCTACGATCTATTTAATTAAGAAATTTCATGGTGAATATAGAATTTTTGAACCAATAAGAAGAGCTGATCAAGCTGTTAGAAAAGCATCTAGAGGAGAAGAGGGTGATTTTGAGTTAATTAGTTAA
- a CDS encoding M16 family metallopeptidase — protein MDTKFQIHRLSNGIRIIHKQIKSTKLAHCGVAINVGSRDETLAQQGIAHFWEHMAFKGTNKRKTYHILNSIDSVGGELNAYTSKEKIHFYSSTLVQHFEKSVDVLSDLTFNSNFPVKEIEKERSVILEEMALYRDDPADSIGDEFDELIFPNHPLGRNILGTIESVNSFKQQDFFDFIAQNVDTHQVVISSISNLPFDKVLSIVEKYFGGIKEAKNDRSRKIFTGYKPTLVEKFKPITQSHVMLGAESYELHHKKRMPFFLLTNLLGGPAMNSRLNLGIREKYGYVYDISAGSSAYLDSGQFSIYFATEDKKLNKCLKLVHKELASLRDKKLGIQQLRSAKQQIMGQIAMSGESNLSIMLGMGKGLLDKEKFESLEEIFQQIQAITSEDLVEVANEMFAEDRLTTLIYHPESKK, from the coding sequence ATGGATACAAAGTTTCAGATACACCGTTTAAGTAACGGTATCAGAATTATACATAAACAAATTAAGTCAACAAAGTTAGCCCATTGTGGCGTAGCAATTAATGTTGGTAGTAGAGACGAAACGCTAGCTCAACAAGGCATTGCTCACTTTTGGGAGCACATGGCTTTTAAAGGAACAAACAAGAGAAAAACATATCATATTTTAAATAGTATCGACTCCGTTGGAGGTGAGTTAAATGCTTACACTTCTAAAGAGAAGATTCATTTCTATTCTTCAACTTTAGTTCAACATTTTGAGAAATCTGTTGATGTATTATCAGATTTAACGTTTAACTCAAATTTTCCTGTGAAGGAGATTGAGAAAGAACGTTCGGTTATTTTAGAAGAGATGGCATTGTACAGGGATGACCCTGCAGATTCTATTGGAGATGAATTTGATGAACTGATTTTCCCTAATCATCCTTTAGGAAGAAATATTCTAGGGACTATTGAAAGTGTGAATAGTTTTAAGCAACAAGATTTTTTTGATTTTATTGCTCAAAACGTAGATACACATCAAGTTGTAATTTCTTCAATATCAAACCTTCCTTTTGATAAGGTGTTAAGTATTGTAGAAAAATATTTTGGAGGTATCAAGGAAGCTAAAAACGACCGATCAAGAAAGATATTTACGGGTTACAAACCTACATTGGTAGAAAAGTTTAAGCCAATAACACAGTCACATGTTATGTTAGGGGCAGAATCTTATGAACTTCACCATAAAAAAAGAATGCCTTTTTTCTTATTGACAAACCTTTTAGGAGGTCCTGCAATGAATTCTAGATTAAATTTAGGGATCCGAGAAAAGTATGGTTATGTGTATGATATTTCAGCGGGATCATCAGCTTACCTAGATAGCGGACAGTTTAGCATATACTTTGCTACAGAAGATAAGAAACTTAATAAATGTCTAAAGTTAGTCCATAAGGAATTGGCTTCTTTAAGAGATAAAAAATTAGGTATTCAGCAATTAAGATCTGCAAAACAGCAGATAATGGGACAAATTGCAATGTCTGGAGAAAGCAATTTATCTATTATGTTAGGAATGGGTAAAGGGCTTTTAGATAAAGAAAAATTTGAGTCTTTGGAAGAAATCTTCCAGCAAATTCAGGCAATTACATCAGAAGATTTAGTTGAAGTAGCTAACGAAATGTTTGCAGAAGACAGATTGACTACTTTAATTTATCACCCAGAATCTAAAAAGTAA
- a CDS encoding FtsB family cell division protein — translation MSNRPKNIDWVAYLKNFYVLSALVFLVWISFFDNDNLLRRRNQKAKEQELKNQETYYKSEIQDLHRKMRELNTNDRELEKFAREKYLLRKKGEDVYVIKDLSKEK, via the coding sequence ATGTCGAATAGACCTAAAAATATAGATTGGGTAGCTTACCTAAAAAACTTTTACGTTTTATCAGCACTCGTTTTTTTAGTTTGGATTTCATTTTTTGATAACGATAACCTTCTTAGAAGAAGAAATCAGAAAGCGAAAGAACAAGAATTGAAAAACCAGGAAACGTATTATAAGTCAGAAATACAAGACTTACATCGAAAGATGAGAGAACTTAATACGAATGACCGAGAGTTAGAAAAGTTTGCTAGAGAAAAATACTTACTCAGAAAGAAAGGCGAAGACGTTTACGTAATCAAAGATCTTTCGAAAGAGAAATAA
- the glgX gene encoding glycogen debranching protein GlgX, producing the protein MSVKYSKGNSYPLGATVTKEGTNFCIYSKGATVIELLLFTDKDSPRPFQVIRLNPDTNKTFYYWHVFVEGVGHGQVYGYRAFGDFIPEKGHWFDGSKVLVDPYAKAVCMNANYSRKAAMRPGDNCIHALKSIVIDDSKYDWEGDKPLSRPYSKTIIYEMHVAGFTKDPSSGLDKNKRGTYKGLIDKIPYLQELGITAVELLPIYQFDPHDAPKNRINYWGYSPVNFFAPHNAYAMDKNDPTSPVNEFKDMVKALHKAGIEVILDVVYNHTTEVGPKEGPTINFKGLDATTYYITDKENNNEFLDFSGCGNSFNANHSVVRRMIMDSLRYWVSEMHVDGFRFDLASVLSRDEYGNPSENPPILWEIESEPILAGTKMIAEAWDAAGLYQVGSFVGDRWSEWNGVYRDVLRRFVKGDNDLVGSFAGCVEGSHHIFKEQEDRDPNRSINFITCHDGFTMNDLVSYNGKHNLANGEHNNDGSNDNFSWNHGNEGFAENGETDNLRQRQTKNFFTLLLLSQGTPMILMGDEVRKTQHGNNNAYCQDNELSWFNWNDPDQNSEMLRFTKLLIQFNLKHEVFQTERFWSSKARARRPIITWHGVEFDYPDWKGNSHAIAYMLTSPNTGEQLFIMVNTFWDKLEFEVPEPTIDAKHTQWKAIIDTGKPSPYDICSEEDAPIIAHGVYGLEARSVVVLQSV; encoded by the coding sequence ATGAGTGTGAAATATTCCAAAGGTAACAGTTACCCATTAGGAGCTACAGTTACTAAAGAAGGAACCAATTTTTGTATCTACTCTAAGGGTGCTACAGTTATTGAACTACTACTATTTACAGACAAAGATAGTCCAAGACCATTTCAAGTCATCAGATTAAATCCTGATACAAACAAAACATTCTACTACTGGCATGTATTTGTAGAAGGTGTTGGACACGGACAGGTATATGGATACCGTGCCTTTGGAGATTTCATACCAGAAAAAGGACATTGGTTTGATGGAAGTAAGGTTTTAGTAGACCCTTATGCAAAGGCTGTATGTATGAACGCTAATTACTCTAGAAAAGCAGCAATGCGCCCTGGAGACAATTGCATTCATGCTTTAAAGAGTATTGTTATTGATGATAGTAAATATGATTGGGAAGGTGACAAACCTCTTTCAAGACCCTATTCTAAAACTATTATCTATGAAATGCACGTTGCAGGTTTCACTAAAGATCCCTCATCTGGTTTAGATAAAAATAAAAGAGGTACATATAAAGGACTAATTGATAAAATTCCTTATCTACAAGAATTAGGTATAACAGCTGTAGAGCTTTTACCTATCTATCAATTTGATCCTCATGATGCTCCTAAAAATAGAATTAATTATTGGGGATATAGCCCAGTAAACTTCTTTGCTCCGCATAATGCGTATGCAATGGATAAAAATGATCCTACAAGCCCAGTAAATGAGTTTAAGGACATGGTGAAAGCATTGCATAAAGCAGGAATCGAAGTAATTTTAGATGTTGTATACAATCATACCACAGAAGTAGGACCAAAAGAAGGACCTACAATTAATTTCAAAGGTCTTGATGCTACAACTTACTATATTACGGATAAAGAGAACAATAATGAATTCTTAGATTTCTCTGGGTGTGGTAACTCATTTAACGCCAATCATTCTGTTGTTAGAAGAATGATTATGGACTCATTACGTTATTGGGTATCAGAAATGCATGTTGATGGTTTCCGTTTCGACTTAGCTTCTGTACTTTCTAGAGATGAATATGGTAATCCTTCTGAAAATCCTCCAATTTTATGGGAGATTGAGTCTGAACCAATTCTTGCTGGAACAAAAATGATTGCTGAAGCATGGGATGCTGCAGGGTTATACCAAGTAGGTTCTTTTGTTGGTGATAGATGGAGCGAGTGGAATGGAGTCTACCGTGATGTACTCAGAAGATTTGTTAAAGGAGATAACGATCTTGTTGGTTCTTTTGCAGGTTGTGTAGAGGGATCGCACCATATTTTTAAAGAACAAGAAGATAGAGACCCTAACAGAAGTATCAACTTTATTACTTGTCATGATGGTTTTACTATGAACGATTTAGTTTCTTATAATGGGAAACATAACCTCGCAAATGGTGAACATAATAATGATGGTAGTAATGATAACTTTAGTTGGAACCATGGTAATGAAGGTTTTGCTGAAAATGGAGAAACAGATAACCTGAGACAACGCCAAACAAAGAACTTTTTCACGTTACTATTATTATCACAAGGTACACCTATGATATTAATGGGCGATGAAGTGCGTAAAACACAACATGGTAATAATAACGCCTATTGTCAAGATAATGAGTTGAGTTGGTTTAATTGGAATGATCCAGATCAAAACAGTGAAATGTTACGTTTCACAAAACTTCTTATTCAATTCAATTTAAAGCACGAAGTATTCCAAACAGAACGCTTTTGGAGTTCTAAGGCTAGAGCAAGAAGGCCAATTATTACATGGCATGGTGTAGAATTTGACTATCCTGATTGGAAAGGAAACTCACATGCAATTGCTTATATGCTAACTTCTCCAAACACTGGAGAACAGCTTTTTATAATGGTAAATACTTTTTGGGATAAGTTGGAATTTGAAGTTCCAGAACCAACAATAGATGCTAAACATACACAATGGAAAGCCATTATTGATACAGGAAAACCCTCACCTTATGATATTTGTAGCGAAGAAGATGCTCCAATTATAGCACACGGTGTATACGGGTTGGAAGCTAGATCAGTAGTTGTTTTACAATCAGTATAA
- the murA gene encoding UDP-N-acetylglucosamine 1-carboxyvinyltransferase, whose protein sequence is MSASTGSGEFIVEGGHKLSGEITPQGAKNEALQILCAVLLTEDKVTIHNIPNIIDVMKLIDILADLGVNVKKLGEGSFEFEAKDININHLHSKEYSDKASKLRGSIMVLGPLLARYGEGKIPKPGGDKIGRRRLDTHFLGFKKLGAKFEYTEDGFFKIDATHLEGTYILLDEPSVTGTANIIMGAVMAKGKTTLYNAACEPYIQQLCKMLNRMGANITGYGSNLLSIEGVTKLGGTTHTMLPDMIEIGSFIGLAAMTQSELTIKNCRIDELGQIPTVFKKLGIEMEFRGDDIYIPAQEHYNLDRFIDGSILTVADGPWPLFTPDLLSIVLVVAIQAKGTVLVHQKMFESRLFFVDKLIDMGAQIILNDPHRATVIGLDRTSNLRGIQMSSPDIRAGQALLIAALSAEGTSVISNIDQIDRGYQFIDERLRAIGAKIERR, encoded by the coding sequence ATGTCAGCATCAACAGGATCTGGAGAATTTATTGTAGAAGGAGGCCATAAACTAAGTGGCGAAATTACACCACAAGGTGCAAAAAACGAGGCGTTACAAATTTTGTGTGCCGTATTGCTTACAGAAGATAAAGTTACAATCCATAATATCCCCAATATTATTGATGTAATGAAGTTGATAGATATTCTAGCTGATCTTGGTGTTAATGTTAAAAAATTAGGAGAAGGTTCTTTCGAATTTGAAGCTAAAGATATTAACATAAACCATTTACATTCTAAAGAATATTCTGATAAAGCATCGAAACTAAGAGGTTCTATTATGGTTTTAGGACCATTATTAGCACGTTATGGTGAAGGTAAAATTCCTAAACCAGGTGGAGATAAAATTGGAAGAAGAAGACTAGACACTCACTTTTTAGGCTTTAAAAAGTTAGGAGCTAAGTTTGAATATACAGAAGATGGTTTCTTTAAAATTGATGCTACTCATTTAGAGGGTACTTATATTTTATTAGACGAGCCGTCTGTAACGGGAACAGCAAACATTATTATGGGTGCAGTAATGGCGAAAGGTAAAACTACGTTATACAATGCTGCTTGTGAGCCGTACATTCAACAACTTTGTAAAATGTTGAATAGAATGGGGGCAAATATTACAGGATATGGTTCTAATTTACTTTCTATAGAAGGTGTTACTAAGTTAGGAGGCACAACGCATACAATGCTTCCTGATATGATTGAAATTGGTAGTTTTATTGGGTTGGCAGCAATGACACAATCTGAGCTAACTATCAAAAATTGTAGAATTGATGAATTAGGACAAATTCCTACAGTATTTAAGAAATTAGGTATTGAAATGGAGTTTAGAGGAGACGATATTTATATTCCTGCTCAAGAGCATTACAATTTAGATCGTTTTATTGACGGATCTATACTTACAGTTGCTGATGGACCTTGGCCTTTATTTACACCAGATTTACTAAGTATAGTACTTGTGGTTGCTATTCAAGCAAAAGGAACAGTACTTGTACATCAAAAAATGTTCGAAAGTCGTCTTTTCTTTGTCGATAAATTAATTGACATGGGTGCTCAAATCATTTTAAATGATCCACACAGAGCAACCGTAATTGGCTTAGATAGAACATCTAACTTAAGAGGTATACAAATGAGTTCTCCAGATATCCGTGCAGGCCAAGCATTATTAATTGCCGCACTATCTGCAGAAGGAACAAGTGTAATTTCTAATATCGATCAGATAGATAGAGGTTATCAATTTATAGATGAACGTTTGAGAGCAATTGGTGCTAAAATCGAACGTCGTTAA
- the mltG gene encoding endolytic transglycosylase MltG, whose protein sequence is MVKGNIRVFLFVGFSVLSISLIVYFYQVFFTPNIMVGQEERKVIRIPHNATIENVTDTLQKYDFISGLVPFRFVSKALKYNENIKPGLYVLKPEMTNNEAVRFLRSGAQTPIKITFNNARTTWDVAERITQRLEITPEEFYDVVTDKEFLDDLGLDSLSVKSIFIPNTYEVYWTISAKSLVKRLKKEHDRFWNDARDAKAEKIGLTPFQVQILASIVESETIKADEMPKVAGLYINRLNKNWPLQSDPTVVYAAVEVGMVENFTDVKRVLNKHLEVKSPYNTYKHTGLPPGPIRIPSTQAMNAVLNTIKHKYMYMVADADFSGYHHFSKTLSEHNRYARIYQNALNKKRVYK, encoded by the coding sequence ATGGTAAAAGGTAACATACGTGTTTTTTTATTTGTAGGCTTTTCAGTCTTATCAATTTCTTTGATAGTTTATTTTTATCAAGTTTTCTTTACTCCCAATATTATGGTGGGGCAAGAAGAACGTAAAGTAATTAGAATACCACACAATGCAACAATAGAGAATGTAACAGATACTTTACAGAAATATGATTTTATTTCTGGACTAGTACCATTCCGTTTTGTGAGTAAAGCATTAAAGTATAACGAAAATATTAAACCAGGTTTATATGTTTTAAAACCTGAAATGACAAATAATGAAGCGGTCAGGTTTTTAAGATCTGGAGCTCAAACCCCAATTAAAATTACATTTAATAATGCAAGAACTACTTGGGATGTAGCAGAACGTATTACACAGCGGTTAGAAATAACTCCAGAAGAGTTTTATGATGTAGTTACAGATAAAGAATTTTTAGACGATTTGGGGTTAGACTCATTATCGGTAAAAAGTATTTTTATTCCGAACACCTATGAAGTCTATTGGACTATTTCTGCTAAAAGTTTAGTAAAGAGATTAAAGAAAGAACACGATCGTTTTTGGAATGATGCAAGAGATGCAAAAGCTGAAAAGATTGGATTAACTCCTTTTCAGGTACAGATATTAGCATCTATAGTAGAATCTGAAACTATAAAAGCAGACGAAATGCCAAAAGTGGCAGGGTTATACATTAATCGTTTAAATAAAAATTGGCCATTACAATCAGATCCTACTGTTGTTTATGCAGCAGTAGAGGTAGGTATGGTAGAAAATTTTACTGATGTAAAACGTGTTTTAAATAAACATTTAGAAGTAAAGTCTCCTTATAATACGTATAAACATACAGGTTTACCTCCGGGGCCAATTAGAATTCCTTCTACGCAGGCAATGAACGCAGTATTAAACACTATAAAACATAAATACATGTATATGGTTGCTGATGCAGATTTTTCGGGATATCATCATTTCTCAAAAACATTATCAGAGCATAATCGATATGCACGTATTTATCAGAATGCGTTAAACAAAAAAAGAGTTTATAAATAA
- a CDS encoding CRTAC1 family protein, with amino-acid sequence MNKQITLLFLLSIYLIIGGCSRIDTSVLKSAVTLNTALYQHTFKVENTTVKKVFLEIECKGAYANLSIKEGKNTLVDELDIPNKGRHTFSILVDFKNYGIKELSFINKGSEIVLHQLKFSDYEGITIPQFKDISEASGFTTEVTWKYGGPSIGDINNNGYYDFVLNNHDKVPAKLFWNKGNGQVEENKKPLMKWDIHGSAVADYDNDGDLDILISQGGGNGTDPQPPHLLRNDNGTFKHVSKEVGITLGARGRSVRWIDMDLDGDLDLLFINAEGINASDGAQHILYENLGEGKFQNRKSEGIEKAKGERVLVTDINNDQIDDLILFEPLSIWLGNGDFTFSDGSEKWLSKKMQNTEYITGAAAIDIDNDGHLDLYLSRGKTYYQTANKSFDFDPIHQKVDIRDEGNKGVTSMEFDAYGDIVLSNMFLWYRMYDDGFPIYLGSEKVAINSIKEIDSVKVTQEMAKGWSTERTKNGWYFGYLGNGKWKVEWIRNNDIYWDVRLTISGVQSVTTEWNPQNRNVQDILLRNTGNGFVDKSIEWNIPKGGSHQGVTVADFNNDGYSDLFVYRFGFLQSRVTDWLLLNNGRGQFELTTSHGAMDSNDKGHGDMGQAFDYDLDGNVDLLSGSDNYGKWYLYKTLNTNDFNFLEVRVNYSEEKNVDPISAIVIVETASNTYKKRVGSAGEIHSQSLLNTVHFGLGKEDKVKKVTIKWRNGEQCIINTPPINGVVSTPKMK; translated from the coding sequence ATGAATAAACAAATAACTCTACTCTTCTTACTATCAATTTATTTAATAATAGGAGGATGTTCACGTATAGATACATCAGTATTAAAATCTGCAGTAACACTAAATACAGCTCTTTATCAGCATACATTTAAAGTAGAAAATACAACAGTTAAGAAAGTATTTCTAGAAATAGAGTGTAAAGGGGCTTATGCTAATTTATCTATTAAAGAAGGAAAAAATACGTTAGTAGACGAGCTTGATATACCGAATAAGGGAAGGCATACATTTTCTATCTTAGTAGACTTTAAAAATTATGGTATAAAAGAACTATCCTTCATAAATAAAGGAAGTGAAATTGTACTTCATCAACTCAAATTTTCTGATTATGAAGGAATAACTATTCCTCAATTTAAAGATATTTCAGAGGCATCTGGCTTTACTACCGAGGTAACTTGGAAGTATGGAGGTCCATCTATTGGCGATATTAATAACAATGGATATTATGATTTTGTATTAAATAACCATGATAAAGTACCTGCAAAGTTATTTTGGAATAAAGGAAATGGACAAGTAGAAGAAAATAAAAAACCTTTAATGAAATGGGATATTCATGGATCTGCTGTAGCTGATTATGATAATGATGGAGACTTAGATATTTTAATTTCTCAGGGAGGAGGAAACGGAACAGACCCTCAGCCACCACATTTATTAAGAAATGACAATGGTACTTTTAAGCATGTATCTAAAGAGGTAGGAATAACTTTAGGAGCAAGAGGAAGGTCAGTACGCTGGATTGACATGGATTTAGATGGAGACCTTGATTTACTTTTTATTAATGCTGAAGGGATAAATGCTTCTGATGGAGCACAACATATTCTATATGAGAATTTAGGCGAAGGGAAGTTTCAGAATAGAAAATCAGAAGGAATAGAGAAAGCAAAAGGAGAACGTGTCTTAGTTACTGATATTAATAATGATCAAATAGACGATTTAATTCTTTTTGAACCACTTTCTATATGGCTAGGAAATGGTGATTTTACTTTTTCTGATGGAAGTGAAAAGTGGTTATCAAAAAAAATGCAGAATACTGAATACATAACAGGTGCAGCTGCTATTGATATTGATAACGATGGGCATTTAGACTTATATTTAAGTAGAGGGAAAACATATTATCAGACAGCAAATAAATCGTTTGATTTTGATCCTATACATCAAAAAGTAGATATAAGAGATGAAGGGAATAAAGGAGTTACAAGCATGGAATTTGATGCATATGGAGATATTGTTTTATCAAATATGTTTCTGTGGTATAGAATGTATGATGATGGATTTCCTATTTATTTAGGAAGTGAAAAAGTAGCTATAAATTCTATAAAAGAAATAGATTCTGTAAAGGTGACTCAAGAAATGGCTAAAGGATGGTCTACTGAACGTACTAAAAATGGATGGTATTTTGGCTATTTAGGTAATGGGAAATGGAAAGTAGAGTGGATCAGAAATAATGATATTTATTGGGATGTTAGATTAACAATTTCTGGAGTTCAAAGTGTTACTACTGAGTGGAATCCACAGAATAGAAATGTTCAAGATATTTTATTAAGAAATACAGGCAATGGTTTTGTTGATAAATCGATAGAGTGGAATATTCCAAAAGGAGGAAGTCACCAAGGTGTAACAGTGGCAGATTTTAATAATGATGGATACTCAGATCTATTTGTATACAGGTTTGGTTTTTTACAATCAAGAGTTACAGATTGGTTATTACTGAATAATGGTAGAGGACAATTTGAACTAACTACATCACATGGAGCAATGGATAGTAATGATAAAGGGCATGGAGATATGGGGCAAGCATTTGATTACGATTTAGATGGAAATGTAGATTTATTGAGCGGAAGTGATAATTATGGTAAGTGGTATTTATACAAAACCTTGAATACTAATGATTTTAACTTTTTGGAGGTTAGAGTAAATTATAGTGAAGAGAAGAATGTAGACCCAATATCTGCTATTGTTATTGTAGAAACAGCTTCTAACACTTATAAAAAACGAGTAGGGTCTGCAGGAGAAATACATTCACAGAGTTTACTAAATACTGTCCATTTTGGATTAGGAAAAGAAGATAAAGTGAAGAAAGTAACTATTAAATGGAGGAATGGTGAGCAATGTATTATCAATACTCCACCTATAAATGGAGTTGTTTCTACACCAAAAATGAAATAG